One Ethanoligenens harbinense YUAN-3 genomic window carries:
- a CDS encoding RNA polymerase sigma factor, with product MPKLNLRKYYPFLSEDCFIEVSDEIAEAFLLSKRQEDNYHHRTWYHKAYYSLDCNDGIENSILHTEPSPEEILVQKVSMQQLYEALDHLPPIQAWRVYAHYILGMKKIDIARAEGVNSSGVCDSVKKGVKNLRRYFEKKKWME from the coding sequence ATGCCCAAGCTCAACTTGCGCAAATATTACCCGTTTCTCAGTGAAGACTGCTTTATCGAGGTCAGCGATGAAATTGCCGAAGCGTTTTTGTTGTCGAAGCGACAAGAAGACAACTATCACCACCGGACTTGGTATCACAAAGCCTATTATTCTCTGGATTGCAACGACGGCATCGAAAACAGCATTCTTCATACAGAACCGTCGCCCGAAGAAATCCTTGTGCAAAAGGTTTCAATGCAGCAGCTTTATGAAGCACTTGACCATCTGCCGCCGATTCAGGCATGGCGCGTGTATGCGCATTACATTCTTGGTATGAAGAAAATAGACATTGCCCGCGCCGAAGGCGTAAACAGCAGCGGCGTATGCGATTCCGTGAAGAAGGGCGTGAAAAATCTCCGGCGTTACTTTGAAAAGAAAAAATGGATGGAGTGA
- a CDS encoding MobA/MobL family protein, which produces MVHSEIFLPVHAPPEFSDRSTLWNSVEESERSRNAQLAREIEIALPAEIDRRSQIQLVSKYVQDIFVSVGMCADYSIHDKGDGNPHAHIMLTLRPILENGEWGAKCRKEYDLDTRGQRIRLPGGGYKSHRVNIADWNNPGKAEEWRAQWARYANAMLEVRNLPQRVDHRSYARQGIQQVPTVHMGVAASQMEGRGLATEKGPINREIAAQNRLLKEIKARITRLYNWTKQQAAVQLEPKQSIWEQLQQAQAAIQPITRYGKVKSLKESAALFNFLQENGVSSMQELYARVTAMQTEYYGLRSEIAATDRQIDGLKKHLSMWKQYADNKPYRQRLASLKPRARAAYQDEHYTELALYDAAVRYLDGLKDRSEKITPKAWQAEAERLTTHHNALYQRMKAMRPDVQAVEKIRQAADRLARLEKSRDQGQEYDR; this is translated from the coding sequence GTGGTACATTCGGAAATTTTTCTTCCAGTCCATGCCCCGCCGGAATTTTCCGACCGTTCCACGCTCTGGAACAGCGTGGAGGAAAGCGAAAGAAGCCGCAATGCCCAGCTTGCCCGCGAAATCGAAATTGCACTTCCGGCGGAGATCGACCGGCGCTCTCAAATCCAGCTTGTGAGCAAATATGTACAGGATATTTTCGTCTCCGTTGGGATGTGCGCGGATTACTCCATTCACGATAAAGGGGATGGAAATCCGCACGCGCATATCATGCTCACCCTGCGCCCAATTCTGGAAAACGGTGAGTGGGGAGCAAAATGCCGGAAGGAATACGATCTCGACACGCGCGGCCAGCGCATCCGGCTCCCCGGCGGCGGGTACAAGAGCCACCGGGTCAACATCGCCGACTGGAACAATCCGGGCAAGGCAGAGGAATGGCGCGCGCAGTGGGCGCGATACGCCAACGCCATGCTGGAAGTTCGCAACCTGCCCCAGCGCGTCGATCACCGCAGCTATGCCCGGCAGGGTATCCAGCAGGTGCCCACCGTCCATATGGGCGTTGCGGCCTCGCAGATGGAGGGCCGGGGGCTTGCCACCGAAAAAGGCCCCATCAACCGCGAAATCGCCGCACAGAATCGCCTTTTGAAAGAGATCAAAGCCCGGATCACCCGGCTCTACAACTGGACAAAGCAGCAGGCAGCCGTCCAGTTGGAACCGAAGCAAAGCATTTGGGAGCAGCTTCAGCAGGCGCAGGCGGCAATCCAGCCTATCACCCGATACGGCAAGGTCAAGTCGCTCAAAGAAAGCGCCGCCCTGTTCAACTTCTTACAGGAGAACGGCGTTTCCTCCATGCAGGAGCTTTATGCCAGAGTTACCGCCATGCAGACGGAGTATTACGGCCTGCGCAGCGAGATTGCGGCCACAGACCGCCAGATCGACGGGTTGAAAAAGCACCTCTCCATGTGGAAGCAGTATGCCGACAACAAGCCGTACCGCCAACGGCTCGCCTCTTTGAAACCACGGGCGCGGGCCGCGTATCAGGATGAGCACTATACCGAATTGGCCCTGTATGACGCCGCCGTGCGGTATCTGGACGGATTGAAAGACCGTAGTGAAAAGATTACACCCAAGGCATGGCAGGCCGAGGCGGAGCGACTTACCACCCATCACAATGCCCTGTACCAGAGGATGAAAGCCATGCGCCCAGATGTGCAGGCCGTGGAAAAAATCCGCCAAGCCGCTGACAGGTTGGCCCGGTTGGAGAAAAGCAGAGATCAAGGGCAAGAATACGACCGATAG
- a CDS encoding type II toxin-antitoxin system YafQ family toxin encodes MDIVWTTQFKKDYKLAMKRGLKMDLLDNIIRQLSKGQLLPEKNRDHLLTGNWVGYRECHIQSDWLLVYRIENGVLVLTLSRTGSHSDLFGE; translated from the coding sequence CTGGACATCGTTTGGACTACACAATTTAAGAAGGACTACAAGCTGGCGATGAAGCGCGGGCTGAAAATGGATTTGCTGGACAATATCATCCGTCAGCTTTCCAAAGGTCAGCTTTTACCAGAGAAGAACCGCGATCATCTTCTGACCGGAAATTGGGTGGGATACCGGGAATGCCATATTCAAAGCGATTGGCTGCTTGTGTATCGAATTGAGAATGGCGTTCTGGTTTTAACGCTGTCCCGTACAGGCTCGCACAGTGATTTGTTTGGAGAGTGA
- a CDS encoding type II toxin-antitoxin system RelB/DinJ family antitoxin, translating into MANTTNFSVRMDSDIKKQCEALYSELGVNLTTAINVFLRQSLRSGGFPFDVTLNTPNAVTLAAMQEAERLAKDPNAKRFSDVEEALRELKK; encoded by the coding sequence ATGGCCAATACGACAAATTTCAGCGTCCGCATGGACAGCGATATTAAAAAACAGTGCGAGGCGCTTTACAGTGAACTCGGTGTGAATCTCACGACGGCTATCAACGTGTTTTTGCGGCAATCGCTTCGATCTGGCGGTTTCCCGTTCGACGTGACGCTCAACACGCCGAACGCCGTTACCCTCGCCGCCATGCAGGAAGCGGAGCGGCTTGCTAAAGACCCCAACGCAAAACGCTTCAGCGATGTGGAGGAAGCGTTGAGGGAACTGAAAAAGTAA
- a CDS encoding transposon-encoded TnpW family protein: protein MNGEKIVNINAADSVVPLSTQEDERPALVKKIGKTTYRVKIHFSTTSRETMNDKIKRMLRNEAQRI from the coding sequence ATGAATGGTGAAAAGATTGTCAATATAAACGCTGCCGACAGCGTGGTTCCTCTGTCTACGCAGGAGGACGAGCGTCCTGCACTGGTGAAGAAAATCGGCAAGACCACCTACCGGGTTAAAATCCATTTCAGCACCACCAGCCGGGAAACCATGAACGACAAAATCAAGCGGATGCTCCGCAATGAAGCACAACGAATATGA
- a CDS encoding ferredoxin reductase family protein, protein MIKRIFSLAAYFLAPVLLVAVIFSSNPGYYGSVGFVPMVLGAVAYTLLNAQLILSARPKWIESAFGLDRFYRFHSLMAVIAIILAFAHKLLEGKAFPESFQTKLGDMALVLFIGVSALALVFMADTLIRLFRPLRWVRSLFVRLKVGKYNVQRILHNASVAAVVLVFVHVILTYSAHDPLVKAFYILYFGGAMGFYLYHKIFRKLLAGKWFTVETVVPESGSMTTLLLKPQNGAVFPYLPGQFGFLRVFQHGISSEEHPFSISSQPLEKEHLRMTIKNLGDWTSGVQKIEPGSKVLLDAPYGRFSPPLYDCREGIVLIAGGVGITPMLSILRYYAQADRRQKIMLLWGVNRQEELICQSELRAMENEMEHFMFLPVANDPGFAGKKGYITRELVERTLREQNADIQKQHYFFCGPAPMWASIRKNLKTMGIRERMIHAERFSL, encoded by the coding sequence ATGATAAAAAGAATTTTTTCCCTCGCGGCATATTTTTTGGCGCCCGTTCTGCTGGTGGCTGTGATCTTTTCCTCAAACCCCGGTTACTATGGATCGGTTGGTTTTGTTCCTATGGTGCTTGGCGCGGTGGCCTATACGTTGCTAAACGCCCAACTGATTTTAAGTGCAAGACCAAAATGGATTGAATCCGCCTTCGGACTGGACCGGTTTTACCGCTTCCACAGCCTGATGGCGGTCATTGCCATCATTCTCGCATTTGCCCACAAACTGCTGGAGGGAAAGGCTTTCCCGGAAAGTTTTCAGACAAAGCTCGGCGATATGGCCCTCGTCCTTTTCATCGGAGTTTCCGCGCTAGCACTGGTTTTCATGGCCGATACACTGATCCGCCTGTTCCGGCCGCTACGGTGGGTACGCTCCCTTTTCGTCCGGCTGAAAGTCGGAAAATATAATGTCCAGCGTATTCTTCACAACGCAAGCGTTGCGGCGGTGGTGCTGGTTTTCGTCCACGTCATACTCACCTATTCCGCGCATGACCCGCTCGTGAAAGCCTTTTATATCCTCTATTTCGGGGGAGCGATGGGATTCTATCTCTATCACAAAATTTTCAGAAAGCTACTGGCCGGAAAATGGTTTACGGTCGAAACGGTCGTTCCCGAGTCCGGCTCCATGACGACACTCCTGCTCAAGCCGCAAAACGGCGCGGTCTTCCCCTATCTGCCGGGGCAGTTTGGTTTTCTGCGGGTGTTTCAGCACGGTATTTCGTCGGAAGAACACCCATTTTCCATTTCTTCACAGCCACTGGAAAAAGAGCATCTGCGCATGACCATTAAGAATCTGGGAGATTGGACCTCCGGTGTGCAGAAAATCGAGCCGGGCAGTAAGGTGCTGCTCGATGCACCGTACGGCCGGTTCAGTCCACCTCTTTACGATTGCCGGGAAGGCATCGTTCTGATTGCAGGCGGTGTGGGTATCACGCCCATGCTGAGCATCCTGCGCTACTATGCGCAGGCAGACCGCAGGCAAAAAATCATGTTGCTCTGGGGCGTCAACCGGCAGGAAGAACTGATTTGCCAAAGCGAACTGCGGGCGATGGAAAATGAAATGGAACACTTTATGTTTCTGCCGGTCGCAAACGACCCCGGTTTTGCAGGGAAAAAAGGCTATATCACACGCGAACTGGTTGAGCGTACCCTGCGTGAGCAAAATGCCGACATACAAAAACAACACTATTTCTTCTGCGGCCCGGCGCCCATGTGGGCCAGCATCCGGAAAAACCTGAAAACCATGGGCATCCGGGAGCGGATGATCCATGCGGAACGTTTTTCTTTGTGA